A stretch of the Marasmius oreades isolate 03SP1 chromosome 8, whole genome shotgun sequence genome encodes the following:
- the CDC22 gene encoding ribonucleoside reductase large subunit Cdc22, protein MQYVFKRGKRKERIRFDKITSRIDKLCYSLDMNYVNPIEVTQKVVQGVYQGVTTVELDNLAAETAAYLTTKHPDYAVLAARIAISNLHKETKKTFSSVVKDLYEYVNPKNGKPASMIAQEIYEIVQENKDILDSAIIYNRDFNYNYFGFKTLERSYLLRINGRVAERPQHMIMRCAVGIHGRDIERVLETYNLMSERYFTHASPTLFNAGTPHPQLSSCFLVAMKDDSIEGIYDTLKECAMISKCAGGIGLHIHNIRATGSYIAGTNGYSNGIVPMLRAYDATARYVDQGGNKRPGAFAIYIEPWHADIFAFIDLRKNHGKEEVRARDLFYALWIPDLFMKRVEGGGNWSLFCPNEAPGLHEVYGDEFEELFERYEREGRARETIPAQKLWYAILEAQVETGTPFMCYKDHANRKSNQKNLGVIKSSNLCTEIMEYSSPDETAVCNLASLALPTFVRGGKFDFEKLHAVTKVVAFNLNRVIDVNFYPVPEARRSNMRHRPIGIGVQGLADTFMALRLPFESPEAKRLNIQIFETIYHGALETSSDMAEVDGPYETWMGCPAQQGQLQFDLWGVTPTDLWDWNALKQKIARTGLRNSLLTAPMPTASTSQMLGNNECFEPYTSNIYTRRVLAGEFQVVCPWLLRDLVDLGLWDDNMKNIIIAHNGSVQSIPNIPDHIKAIYKTVWEISQKKVLDLAADRGAFICQSQSLNVHLSSPTMGQLTSMHFYGWKKGLKTGMYYLRTRSAAQAIQFTVDQSVLKVAKAQATKAGSEPKISSTIVVPSADVIGPASRPTTPAAASSSVNGLPTPTPSTPEASPSRSVVASTSAALEDLSLDEKTRKAAEADPEFAAALQRQKARELEEAKLLCSLENKEACVMCSG, encoded by the exons ATGCAGTACGTTTTCAAACGAGGTAA ACGCAAAGAGCGTATCCGTTTCGATAAG ATCACATCGCGGATCGACAAGTTATGTTACAGTTTAGACATGAACTACGTGAACCCTATCGA GGTTACACAGAAGGTCGTTCAGGGTGTCTACCAAGGGGTGACAACGGTGGAACTCGAT AACCTCGCTGCAGAGACAGCAGCATATCTCACCACAAAACATCCCGACTACGCCGTCCTTGCTGCTCGTATCGCTATCTCGAACCTCCACAAGGAAACTAAGAAGACATTCTCATCTGTGGTCAAAGACTTGTATGAATATG TCAACCCTAAGAACGGCAAACCTGCTAGCATGATAGCTCAGGAAATCTACGAAATCGTTCAAGAAAACAAGGACATCTTGGACTCTGCGATCATCTATAACAGAGATTTCAACTACAATTA CTTTGGCTTCAAGACTCTCGAGCGCTCATATCTTCTCCGAATCAATGGGCGTGTTGCTGAGCGTCCTCAGCACATGATCATGCGTTGTGCTGTCGGCATTCATGGACGAGACATTGAGCGAGTTTTGGAGACCTATAACCTCATGTCCGAGCGATATTTCACTCATGCCTCACCTACCCTATTCAACGCTGGTACTCCTCACCCTCAACTTTCATCATGTTTCCTTGTCGCCATGAAGGACGATTCTATTGAAGGGATATACGATACGCTCAAAGAATGCGCTATGATCAGCAAGTGCGCTGGAGGCATTGGTTTACACATTCATAATATACGAGCGACTGG ATCTTATATCGCCGGAACCAATGGATATTCGAATGGTATCGTACCCATGCTTCGTGCATACGATGCAACAGCTCGTTACGTCGACCAAGGTGGAAACAAGCGTCCCGGTGCTTTTGCCATATACATCGAGCCGTGGCATGCCGACATCTTTGCTTTCATTGACCTCAGGAAGAACCACGGTAAAGAAGAAGTGCGAGCACGAGACTTGTTTTACGCACTTTGGATTCCTGACCTCTT CATGAAGCGTGTGGAAGGCGGTGGCAACTGGTCTCTCTTCTGTCCTAATGAGGCGCCGGGGCTGCATGAAGTCTACGGTGACGAATTTGAGGAGCTTTTTGAGAGGTATGAGAGGGAGGGTCGCGCCCGTGAAACGATCCCCGCTCAGAAACTCTGGTACGCCATTTTGGAAGCCCAGGTTGAGACGGGTACTCCCTTCATGTGCTATAAGGACCATGCAAACA GAAAATCCAACCAGAAGAACCTCGGTGTCATCAAGTCCTCGAACCTTTGCACTGAGATTATGGAGTACTCCTCTCCCGACGAGACTGCCGTCTGCAACCTCGCTTCTCTTGCCCTTCCTACCTTTGTCCGGGGCGGTAAATTCGACTTCGAGAAACTGCACGCCGTGACCAAGGTCGTCGCGTTTAACCTCAATCGTGTCATCGATGTCAACTTCTATCCTGTACCTGAAGCTCGCCGTTCTAATATGCGTCACCGACCCATCGGTATTGGTGTGCAAGGTCTCGCTGACACTTTTATGGCCCTTCGCCTTCCCTTTGAATCGCCCGAGGCGAAACGCCTGAACATTCAGATCTTCGAGACTATCTACCATGGTGCTCTTGAGACCAGCTCAGACATGGCGGAGGTTGACGGTCCCTACGAGACCTGGATGGGGTGCCCGGCGCAACAAGGACAACTACAGTTTGACTTGTGGGGTGTTACTCCTACCGACTTATGGGACTGGAATGCGCTCAAACAAAAGATTGCTCGAACCGGACTCCGTAACTCCTTGCTCACTGCACCCATGCCAACGGCCTCGACGAGTCAAATGTTAGGAAACAATGAATGTTTCGAGCCCTACACCAG CAATATCTATACTCGTCGTGTTCTCGCTGGCGAATTCCAAGTGGTCTGCCCATGGCTCCTTCGTGACCTCGTCGACCTGGGACTTTGGGATGATAACATGAAGAACATTATCATCGCCCATAATGGTTCCGTGCAAAGCATCCCCAACATTCCCGACCACATTAAAGCGATCTACAAGACAGTTTGGGAGATATCGCAGAAGAAAGTGCTGGATCTCGCAGCCGATCGTGGGGCGTTCATCTGCCAGAGCCAGAGTCTTAACGTTCACCTGTCATCTCCGACCATGGGTCAACTGACCAGCATGCACTTCTACGGATGGAAGAAGGGTCTAAAGACAGGAATGTACTACTTGAGGACCAGGTCCGCTGCGCAGGCTATCCAGTTCACTGTTGACCAGAGTGTCTTGAAGGTAGCGAAAGCTCAAGCCACGAAGGCAGGTTCAGAACCAAAGATCTCTTCTACGATTGTGGTGCCTTCGGCTGATGTCATTGGGCCTGCCTCTAGACCGACAACTCCCGCTGCTGCATCTTCCAGTGTTAATGGTCTTCCTACCCCGACGCCTTCTACCCCTGAAGCCTCACCGTCTCGCTCAGTGGTCGCTTCTACGTCAGCAGCATTGGAGGATTTGTCGTTGGACGAGAAAACCAGGAAGGCGGCTGAGGCGGATCCAGAGTTCGCTGCTGCTCTGCAGAGACAAAAGGCCCGGGAGCTCGAAGAGGCGAAGCTGCTTTGTTCACTTGAGAATAAGGAAGCGTGTGTAATGTGCTCGGGTTGA